The stretch of DNA tcatattcacaataaaaagtaatgctcttagcataaaaagtagtatttttcatgggtaacccaaataagagatccgtctcacaaaaacgatccgtgagatcgtctcacacaagtttttaccataaAAGAGTATGTTATATTTTTAGACATTAAAATATAGGAATTTTGTAATAACGAAATTATTCTTAATCTGAAATTTATCATTAgcaaagtttggaaaaatattgaaattcaagTTTCAAccatcattttaaattattgttttttagtTTGTTTTACCAAATGAAAATATTAACTTTTGAATCTTTAGGCATCTTGAGCCCTGATGAAGTAATTAATCAATTTGGtcgaaacatgaataatttaactAATTAATTGGGATGGTTAGGAATATTAtactgaaatttttttattaaagattttgttTACAGGAgattataaattcaaaaattatgGACAAAAATTCACACAATTTCTTCGACAGTTAAACCAAAATTTaacttatttataatatatgataaCACACAAACTGTCGCGTGTCAAGGTCCCCTTGTTTTCGACTTCGGAAAGTTCAAGctatcaaattctgacaacTAACACGTACCTTGACGGCCAACTGATTTTCAAcatttcaattattattttataattgtcCGAGCATATACTATATTTcatgaaaattatatatatgtcaAATAATTTAGTTTCCGAGCAATTTGACTGTATGTAGAGTATGATAGCTAGTTATAATATAGCAATTTCAATCTTTTACATTTTATAACAATTCAATTGTCAcatgttgattttttttaatacgtACAATTATTTCACTCCAACATTCCTTCTCCTCCTGAGTCAAAAAAAATGTTACGATTTAGTGACAATACCTTCTCGGGTAAACATGTCGCATATGATTTGTCAAGTATAGTTTATCTGAATAACGTGATTTGCATGGTATTATGTTAGTTCGAAGTTTTACCTTGTGTGCATCGAATGGTAGCGGCGACTGGTTTTCATGTCACCAAAAAGAATGTTATGATTTAGCTTTTGAGAGAATGTCTGAATTTGTGAAATAAGTGAGTATTTGACCAATGATCAAGAGTTCGATTCTTTTTACCAATACTTTCTTTGACAAGCTAATATGTCGCACAAGATTTGTTCAAgacgatttaatttattaatatgaATTGTAAACTATTACATAAACTGGGGGGTTTCTGATTGCGAAACGAAGGTGAATGCATGTTCTatcctattttttttttaaaaaaattgtataaatatGTTACGATTTAAACAGTATATAAGTGTATCTTATAAAAAGTTAACACTATCGAATATCGATGTTTTATCTCTTGAGATTATTCAACTTATAAGTCACGTCAAATATACGTTGTCTTAGTCCGCAAGCCTGGTCGATATAAGACTAGCAAGTCAACATCAATTTCATCCTTCCACAAAGGCGACTAACAAGAAATCATTGGTCGGATATAACTAGCAAGCCTCTTCCCGTAATCTCACCACCGCAGCCGCATCCGTGAAAATGAAAACCCACAACCAGAATCCATTCTTCCTTGCCGGGAAACTCATAAAAACCTCATACCCACTTCGTCTGAATCTCCTCTCCTACCTCTTCCCGTTCATTTTGGGCTTAACTTGCCTCATTTTCTGCTTCCATTACAAAAGATTATCACTCAATCTCAAATATTTCACCAATGGCCAACCCTTCATCATCGTTTCTCAATCATCTCTATATCTCCAACCTGCAGCTGATCGAATCATCGTGAATACTTCGAACACAAGCAATAGATGGAGAAAGTTCCTAAAACCACCTGCCGTGCTGCATGGCATGAATGATGAAGAGCTGCTGTGGAAAGCATCAATGGTTCCTAATATTCAAGAATTTCCATTCCAGAAAGTGCGGAAGGTCGCATTCATGTTCTTGACAAGAGGGCCGGTGATTTTGGCACCGCTTTGGGAGTTGTTCTTCAAAGGGCATAAAGGGTTGTACTCAATATACGTGCATTCGGATCCATGTTTTAACGGGTCGGAGCCGAAGGGTTCTGTGTTTCATGGCAGGAGAATTCCGAGTAAGGTCAGCAAATTACATTAAGTTATCTTCAATAttacattattttatattatagttCTCATTAATTGATTGCAAACAACATTAACAGCATCctttaaaatttggaaaataCGATTGCATTTagacatatttgaaataaaaaaaatttcgaaCTCATAATTATAAATCATCTTATTTTCCTCTgtgattattttaatttatgttaaatatttaaaatacgtTAGCATCAATTATTATATTGGATTCTAAATTAACGTGGTTGGATATTactacatttaaaatattttccaatAAACAAAATTATAGTTCAAAGCATTATTTGCTCAAAAACAAGTCTTTCATCCAAATACAATATTGTAATTTTGATTTTACATCAAATTTTCCTTGAAAGAGAAGAATACTATTTGTAAAACACAAAAAATCATATAAGACTATCTCACATATCAATTGTATGAGATGAATCTTCGACCCGACCCGTCTCTTGAAAAATATTACTATTTATGTCAAAAGTATTAATTTACACAAGtcgaccgtctcacaagatatctaatattcatatatatcattttggcTTGCCAATTCTGGAGAATGTCGATCCCATAGCTAGTCCAATAATTGGAAAAGCTGGTATGATCAATTAAGCAATAATTCAAAGATAGATATGAAGCTTAATAATTACCTTATTTTTGTGGAGAGAAGAATTAGAATAAAGCAGCTGTCTGGCTTCGTGGTCCAGCATTCTCCTGTCAACTTTTAAAGTCATAGCAAAATATGAACGACAACTCTCCGAAATAAGATTCAATTCCACATTCTAATACAGAAGAATGAGCTGTAATTAGAGACTTTACATTTTTGCAAATTAAACTTTGtatctaataaaaaaaattatagaattCCAAATTATATATGCAAATAATATCAACTAATTAAATATAGTTTTACGTTTTTTTGGGGTAGAAAAACCCGCTTAGTTAAATtagaatttaaataatttttacacACATATGTTTGCATTGAGAAACAAATATTCTTATCAAATTTATGATTGAAATAAGGTTGCATGGATTGAAAGCGAAGGATTTCAAAATCAtaagaataaaaatattagctTTTTCCAGGTAAATTCGTTTGAAAATGGATTTTAAACATCCAACCAGCCAGTTATTTATCTTTTGAATCATTATAAAAGATTTCAGTGTCATTTCAAATCTTTTCTTCAAATACTCTCTTAAATTCAAATCTCATCGATTTAAATGCAATATAACTTAATTTAGAATAGTTTGTAGAGCATACACTGGGTCGGTTGTAGAAATAATTAATTGTTAGCAATTAATCAAGGTGGGCATGGGTGGCCTAAATCAGCCATTTTTCATTGACTTTGTGGCTGCGCCGGACTTGCTTGTGATGCTTCCACCACTTTTCATCAATATATATAGAAATTAGGTGAAACACAATAAATGCCCTTATTCATTAAAAGAATAATCCATGATTCTCTTGTGAGACTGTGATCTATATATGTGAGACCGGATTGATTCggtccatatttacaataaaaaaataatatttttgtcatATTCGGGTCGGTTTTAAGATTTATCTTATAAAATTGATACGTGAAACAAACAATATCCTATGAATTTGTGTGTCATAAAATTTGGTGGTATTTTAATGGAAGAATAGAGGGTATGCACAATAAAAAGAAGAAGGCGAAACACATGTGCGCTTTAATTAATGGCACACTAATTTGGCATTGGGTGTGAAATATTGACAAGCACGAATCCCTACCCTTTCCGTAGAACATGGGGTAGCCTTTAACCGGGATCACTTAGCGACAACTTCTTAACTATTTGTTGCCCACCACAACCTTTTGGACCACACCATATCTTTCAACTAGTAAcaaaataagattttttttctttgaatCTTGTATATAGGGTGTAAACGAAATGAATCAAATAGAATCGAATATTGGTATAAATATAAGGTTTGAATTCGACTCGAAGTAAGCATATTCGAGTTCGAGCTGGATTTGAAGCtcgaaatttttaattttttttgcacAAATTCGGCTCGAAATGAAGTTTGAGTTTGCATTCGGCTCAAAATATAAGAACTTATTTGCGAGCTATTCGAAATATTTCTCGGATATTAATTCCGATGATAAATGTTTAAAAAAGCTCGAaatgtatatatttataatataagaATATTATATTAACGGTTCTCGaactatcgaacaaaataattttagctCAAGTTCGTctcgatttttttttgaaaacgtTCAAGTTctataaattcaaataagaatcgaatatttatcgagTCGACTCGAAAAGCTCGTGAACCGGCTCGATTCGTTTACAGCgcttattatatatttacaaATGTCACATTGGTAaggaattttatatcaaattgttAATTGTAACACATGGTTATGCATGCTGACTAATTTTTTTAGAGATCTTTCTTTAACTTGCTGGGATATTTATTTGATGCAACTTATGAAAATTGTTAGAGATTATAAGTTATAGTACTTTGTGCATCGATGCAGGAAGTTGAATGGGGCAACGTTAACATGATTGAAGCAGAACGCAGGTTACTAGCCAATGCCCTTCTCGATTTCTCTAATCAACACTTTGTACTCCTCTCCGAGTCTTGCATTCCCCTTTACAATTTTTCAACTATCTACTCTTACTTGATGAATTCTACCCGAAGTTTTGTCGAGGTGCTTGATCTACCTGGCCCTGTTGGGCGTGGTCGATACAGCCACCGGATGAATCCCATCATCAAACTTGACCAATGGAGAAAGGGGTCCCAATGGTTCGGGATAAAGAGAGATCTTGCGGTAGAAATTGTCGCGGACAACACTTATTTACCGGTTTTCAAAAATTATTGCAACGGATCATGTTACGCTGACGAACACTACTTACCGACTCTCGTGAACATAAAATTTGGAGGGATAAATTCAAATCGAGGTCTGACTTGGGTCGACTGGACGAGGGGTGGGCCCCACCCCTCGAAGTTTATAAGACCGGACGTCACTCCGGTGTTCTTGGAGAAACTTAGGAATGGTACCGATTGTGAGTACAACGGGAAGCCGGCTCGTGTTTGTTTCTTGTTTGCAAGAAAATTCACACACCATGCATTGGAGAGGTTAATAAGGTTCGCACCAAAAGTTATGCACTTTACTGTATAGGCATTTATATATAGACGTGAAtaggaatttaaaaaaaaaaaaaatccaatttTTGCATTGTAGCTTGTATGTTATCCTTCTTTATTCATGTTGTAAGTAAatttaaagtcattgttcaataatttgtattttttccaattttaatcCTATTGTATCGGAATGACGACATGGAGTCGAAAAATCATGATTTGTCACCTAAATTAAATTGCTCATATGTCTCGTGCAATGTCAGTACTACGATGAAAAATAtctaaaattggaaaaaaaaaaaaaaatacaaattagtGGACTAAAACCGCAAGACCGGAAATATGACAAAAAATGAACAACATGAAAGTTATGcgatcaaaaatataatttattttgtctTGACACTAATTTTTGGTGGGAATATGACCCCTTCaagatattttaatttttaattagacTATGAGTTTTGTTATAATTTACAAGGAAAATGTACAAATTCTTAAATATGCTATTTTATTCCATAGGTTCAATCTATTGttacaataaattaattagagctcCAACGATTTACTCACTAGTAGAAATATTTCTTTTATGATGTAGATCTCAAATTTGAGTAACATTAAATAAAATGttatattatgtatttgatttactgaaaattaattacataaataaattatatgtgACCGTGAATTGGAAAATGTGATTATTGACAATACAGTTCTTTTACGTTATAAGCTGGCATTTCAACGAAGTGTTGAAATTTTAAAGATATATATGAATTGATATTCAACTATATTGAAGACATGACACATGCATCAGATTTATGATAATCGATATCAAgtcaaattattattatttgagtaagtctcttatgagacggtatcacgaatttttatttatgagatgagtaactctacacaataaaaagtaatatttttcatggaaaatctaaataagatatccgtctcacaaaatacgacccgtgcgaccgtctcacacaagtttttatcttattatttcgcaatttttctcttttttcctTTGAGATTATTTTGAATTCGTCCTATCGACATCTTGAGAtagaaatattaataatatcgaaataaatattttctactCTCTGTTGTCTAATTTTATGATACTATGTATCTTTGCTTTAGTTATGGGAgtttttgaaatatattttgttttatggGAATTTAATTGTTATTTATGTGGATGAGTTATAATGTAAAAAATAGTACTGAAAAAATCATCTTAATATATTTagattgtattttatactataatatattagtattattattatagtttTGGGAACTTACTCCTACTACCAATTACGTAATTGATTTAACACCAATTattactttaaaaaaatttggtatGCTGACTGCATTTTTCTCACGTATCATACATCAAAAAAGTGCAAAAATTTTGATAGAACAAGTTAAAATCAACATCTTTTCCTAGTTCTGAACCAAATGCAACTACACATCTGATCTAAACAAAGTAAATACACAAAACCCGGCACCAAACCAATGGAAACAAGTTCTCTGGCTAAAGCATTGATAGTTCATTCGCTCGCTCTGCATGTGTCTTCAGAAACCGACGGCGATTCTGAAACCGAATCAAGATTTTCATGAGGAGACACCTCCAATCCCCTTAACTCTTCTATCATTTTCAACACATAGTTCATCTTCGGCCTTTGATCCGGCATAGCTTGAGTACAAGACAACGCTATCTGTAACAGCCCCACCATTTCTTCTTCGATGTCTTTATACCTCATAAGCTCCAAATCGAACACCTCAGCCGTCCATTCTTCTCTCACAACAGACTGAACCCACCTCGGTAAATCAATAACCCCACTGTAACCCGAGGCAGGACCATTATTTTCAACAGCTGAGGGGGATTTTCCAGTCAGCAGCTCTAACAACAGTACTCCAAATGAATAAACATCAGATTTTTGGGTTAGTTTACGACCATCAAGAGCTGCTTCCGGGGCACGGTAGCCATTGGATTTTGGGACCGGAGAAGGTGAGGCAAAGACAGAGAGGCCAAAATCGGATACTCTGGCGTTACCGGCTTTGTCGATAAGAATGTTAGTAGACTTGATGTTACCGTGTGTAAGTTTAAGGGATTTGCACGGGTTATGAATGAAGGCCAGTCCTCGAGCTGCTCCAGCTGCTATCTTTAATCTTGTGGTCCAGTCTAATGGTGTTCTTCCGGGCCCTCTGTTGCCTGTAAACattcacaaaaaaaatttgatctgtGATGAATCAAGGTATCTcatttattacatagtaacggCTGCAACATGGTTCTTGGGATATCCGACCACATTAGAAAGAATGAGAACAAACGGCCTGAGAATTGTGGATAATAAGTATAGGGGATGTGCAATCAATAAATATACACGGTATCCTCTATTGTCCAATAAAACTCCAAAGGCCCAAATCACTGACCACGGCTACCAGGAATGGTATTTCAGGCAAGCCCAGGCAGACAAAGGTTTCGTGTAATTTTGAAACAAATTAAAATGCTTGCCTCACTTGTTCCGTAGGGGGCGAATCAAACAGCAGAGGTTTCCAAGAGTAAGGCAAGTTTCAGCTAACAAAATTCAAAGGTATCAGACAAGACCACAATGCCCAATAAAGTGGAACATTGACCTTATAATATACCATGAAAAAAGAACAAGAATAGCTAAACAACATAAACAGAGACACCTAACCCCTCAGTCAACTTTTTAACTTTTTCCTACAGAAATATGCCTATTGTTCAGGCAAATAATAGGATATTTTTTGATACATTTTGAGTCCAAAGCATATAGACTGAAAAATAACACTTGTAGCAATTATAAAGTATCTTGTAAAGCCAATTTTAAGAAACATTGTATCAAGATCACGACTTCATAATACCAAGAGCCTAACTATTATGATCAATTCAAAAGGTACAAAAAACTTTTCTTCGTCACCAACGAGTTTGAAAGATAACCAGCATCTTCCTCCAAATGACTGAAAGCAAAGCAGGTCTAGAATTCAACCGAGAGAGCTAAATTGAATTTTCACCAACTCAGTCAAGTTACATTATAATCTATACATACAAATTTCTCaacaaaatttattaaaaatccGCACATATGAGAGGTTGAAAAATTACCATGGAGTAGCCAAAACAAGTTTCCATTGGGCATGTAATCATAAACAAGCAACTTCTCATCCCGAGCAAAATAGTAAGCCTTCAAGCTCACCAAATTTGAATGCCTAAGCCTCCCCAGAATCTCCATTTGCTGTTCAAATTCCTTCTTCCCATTCACATTCAAATCTTTCAATCTCTTCACTGCCATTACATTTCCATCATCCAGTATAGCCTTATAAGCTGTCCGAATCCGCCTTTCCCTAGCATTTCGGCTGAAGCCCGCAGTAAAGTCCTCGAGTTCAAACCTCCTTTCTCCGTCAAAGAACACCATTTTGCCCCTCTCGTTCCCCTGCTGTGCAGGATTTGGGTATGGACTCGAGGAGTACACTATTTTCTCCGCGTCCGACCCACTATTCTTTCCCGCTAGCAGTTTGTGTGAATAATTTCGCCAGAAATAGCAGTACAAAAGCAATGAAACCAATCCAAGAACCAAAACATCGCCGAGTATTATGGCTATTATGGCCAACGAGCTGATTTTGTTCCGATGACTATTTCTAGATTTAACAGGTGGCCTAGTTTCCATCGGCATTGCTGTTGGAGATGACGCCACCGTCGTCCTCGGGCTCAGCGGCGACGCCATTGCCCCGCCGGGGCGGCTTGGGTCACTGGAGACCACTTTACATTTATTCAACGGAGGCCCACAAAGAGCGGGGTTATTCAAAAACGATGATGCCGGAAAACCGGCCAGAGAAACGGGAATCTCCCCCGTTAGCCTATTACCGGAAACGTTAAAATCCTGCAGATTCGGCAGGCTCAAACCAGAAATAGGACCCGTGAACAAGTTTTCTTCCAGCTTCAACGTCAGCAAATGCGTCAACCGGTTTAAGCCCAAAGGAATACCACCCGAAAAATCGTTGTAAGACAGATCGAGGCGATATAGTTTCGTGAGCAAGGCAACTGAAACCGGGAACTCGCCAGAGAACTTATTGTGAGAAACGAAGAGCAGCTTGAGACTGGTTAGGCTCGAAAGATCCGGAATGGGACCCGAGAACCCGTTTTCCTTCAAGCTCAGAACCCGGAGCTGAGTCAAAAGAGTGAGGGAATGCGGGAAGGTGCCGTTGAAGTCGAAGTTCTCAAGGACCAAATGGGTAACCCGGTTACGAAGGCAAGAAACCCCAACCCATGACCTCGTGCATGGGTCGGTTGAAGAGTTCCAGGAGGTCAGAACAGTGCCGTTGGGGTCAGCAATGGATTTAAAGCGAAGAAGGGATTGGATGTCGGAATTTCCCACTGCGGCGGCGCAGTAAAACAGGAGGAGGAGGAAGAAGGCCGTGGCCATTAAAGGGTTTGGTTTTCCTGCTGCCATTGTTGGGAATGATGCGTGCTTTCGTGTGTATATGTGAAACAAAAAGAGGGGTGAACACTGGAAAGTGAGATGAGTGAAGAAGAAATAAAGTCGGcacttatattttttttttaaaaaactaaatATTATTCTTTGACAGTTTTTTtcaatttgacaaaaacttatgtgagatgatctcaaaaatcatattctgtatgatgaaatttttatttgaatcattcataaaaaatattattttttatgctaagagtattactttttattgtgaatatcgatagattTGACttgtataaagatttgtgagatcgtctcacaaaaaacctactcattttattttatgattgATGATTTTTTTACAAAACTGATCCCAATGaatcaataaataacaaaataattCAATTTATTGGATATGTCTAGttcgaaaaaaaatattaaaatagaaTCGAATCGACAAATTAAgcgatatttttaaaaattttaataattaatttttggaaataatgaattagatgggaattaattaaatcataatttttttcttcGACCACTATTAAACATGAAAAGCCTAAAACCCATAAGCTGGTCGTACTTGTATTCAATATCGTAGGGTTGGGAGAAGATACTGTGAATCCATGTTTGCGACTACAACCTTTGGATCACCGACTCTCATATGGAAACATATAGGACTTGTGCTGCACTTCACTTTAACcttcaaaaaacaaaaaactatCAAATCCATTCTATTCTCGCATGTCTTTCCTTTACTAAATTAGGATGCAATTTATTTGTTTGTGTATTCTCAATATTATGGGTGCGAAATAGAGGGTCGGTAGTCGAAAATATACGATGTGTTCGAATAAATTTGAGAATGAATTGGAAAATAATTGAAATCAAATGATAATATGTTACAGCAATACAGCATGTATATTGTAAAGTCGTTAAATCACGTGGTCTTACATAAGATCTTTTTGATCCAACTGTATATTGTAAAGTCGTTAAATCATGTGGTCTTACATAAGATCTTTTTGATCCAACTATGACGTTGATGTATGTGCTCGAGTGATCCATGTTAATTTGATCCCCTTGTTGAAGCAAACACTACACAAATCTCTCATAGTCATTTGAGTTTATTTCATCTTATCTATGTGTGTATTGTCCTTATGATAAGATGGATGACCAAGATTTGTCATGCATATATAGGAcccactttttattttgaaattctATATATGACAAAATCTTATTCATTGAAATGAAGTGAAGATAATACCCACgtaaataaaatttcattaacCGTCATATCCCGGAGGCTGGCCAGGAGACAGTGG from Primulina eburnea isolate SZY01 chromosome 6, ASM2296580v1, whole genome shotgun sequence encodes:
- the LOC140834266 gene encoding glycosyltransferase BC10-like; this translates as MKTHNQNPFFLAGKLIKTSYPLRLNLLSYLFPFILGLTCLIFCFHYKRLSLNLKYFTNGQPFIIVSQSSLYLQPAADRIIVNTSNTSNRWRKFLKPPAVLHGMNDEELLWKASMVPNIQEFPFQKVRKVAFMFLTRGPVILAPLWELFFKGHKGLYSIYVHSDPCFNGSEPKGSVFHGRRIPSKEVEWGNVNMIEAERRLLANALLDFSNQHFVLLSESCIPLYNFSTIYSYLMNSTRSFVEVLDLPGPVGRGRYSHRMNPIIKLDQWRKGSQWFGIKRDLAVEIVADNTYLPVFKNYCNGSCYADEHYLPTLVNIKFGGINSNRGLTWVDWTRGGPHPSKFIRPDVTPVFLEKLRNGTDCEYNGKPARVCFLFARKFTHHALERLIRFAPKVMHFTV
- the LOC140834267 gene encoding LOW QUALITY PROTEIN: probable leucine-rich repeat receptor-like protein kinase At1g68400 (The sequence of the model RefSeq protein was modified relative to this genomic sequence to represent the inferred CDS: inserted 1 base in 1 codon; deleted 1 base in 1 codon); amino-acid sequence: MAAGKPNPLMATAFFLLLLFYCAAAVGNSDIQSLLRFKSIADPNGTVLTSWNSSTDPCTRSWVGVSCLRNRVTHLVLENFDFNGTFPHSLTLLTQLRVLSLKENGFSGPIPDLSSLTSLKLLFVSHNKFSGEFPVSVALLTKLYRLDLSYNDFSGGIPLGLNRLTHLLTLKLEENLFTGPISGLSLPNLQDFNVSGNRLTGEIPVSLAGFPASSFLNNPALCGPPLNKCKVVSSDPSRPGGAMASPLSPRTTVASSPTAMPMETRPPVKSRNSHRNKISSLAIIAIILGDVLVLGLVSLLLYCYFWRNYSHKLLAGKNSGSDAEKIVYSSSPYPNPAQQGNERGKMVFFDGERRFELEDLLRASAEMLGKGGFGXAYKAILDDGNVMAVKRLKDLNVNGKKEFEQQMEILGRLRHSNLVSLKAYYFARDEKLLVYDYMPNGNLFWLLHGNRGPGRTPLDWTTRLKIAAGAARGLAFIHNPCKSLKLTHGNIKSTNILIDKAGNARVSDFGLSVFASPSPVPKSNGYRAPEAALDGRKLTQKSDVYSFGVLLLELLTGKSPSAVENNGPASGYSGVIDLPRWVQSVVREEWTAEVFDLELMRYKDIEEEMVGLLQIALSCTQAMPDQRPKMNYVLKMIEELRGLEVSPHENLDSVSESPSVSEDTCRASE